GCCTGGAAAGAACCGGGAAATCATCGCGAAACCGTGAGCGATGGTCTTCGCTTCCGACGGACGCGGCCGAAACGGGAGGCGTTCCCGCGTCAGCCTGTTCAATCGTTCGGCCTGGACGCCGGAGCCTTTAATTGCCCAGAGCTGATCGGAAAGATGCTGTTTCACCAACGGAATCTCGGTCTGCACGGCAAGCACGATGTCCTCCAGCGACGTCCTGTCCCCGCGGTTCGGTGCGACGCCGGTCAAAATCCATGCGCTCCGCTTCTGATACATGAGGCCGCGCGTTCCATCGATCGGATCGACGATGATCCGCCATTCCGCGGAAGCCTCGCCCCTGGAATCACGCTCCAGGCCCTCCGCGATCAGCACGAAGGCGTGTTGCCGCCGCAGTTCGCTGAAGAACTCCAGCAATGGCCCTTCACTGATGGCGTCGATGGAATAAATCGTGTCGCCCGCAGTCTCACGCTCGACGCCGGCGAGTTCTTCCATCTGCTGTCTCTCGCACGCCGCAAGGACTGTGTCGCGAATACGGTCGTGGAGGTCGCGCAACGGTTCCAGGAGTTCGCGGATGTCAGACAACATTTTCTCCTGGCGAGGCCTTGTAATGGATGTCCGGCAGGCTTCTCAACTCTTCCGCCTTTTCTTCAGGCAGCGTATCGCTCAGGAAATTGCCGCCGCCGATTTCGGGACCGGCAAGATACTTCACAAGGTTCGGCTTTCGCAGTGGAGGATGGAACTGGACGTGAAAATGAAATCCGGTATAGTCGCCGCCGTCCGTCGGTGCATGATGCAGCGTCATGACATAGGGGAAGGGCATTTGCCAAAGGTTGTCATAGCGGACCAGCAAGGCTTTCAAGGCCGCCGCGAAGTCTCTCAGTTCCGCCTTGTTCAAATCCTCCAGCCGGGCATGCGTTTCCAGCGGGGCGACGTAGCATTCGTAAGCGTAACGCGCGAAGTAAGGAATGAACGCGATGGCCGATGAATTCTCATGGATTATTCGGCGCCCATCTGCACGTTCCGCCTGAAGAATATCCTGGAACAGTATCCGGCCCGTCCGTTCGTAGTGTTCGTGGCCGGCGGTATGTTCGGTCTGAGTGGTTTTGAAGATGAAGTTCGTGGCGTAGATCTGGCAGTGCGGATGCGTATTGGAGACGCCCACGACCTCGCCTTTATTT
This window of the Terriglobia bacterium genome carries:
- a CDS encoding inositol monophosphatase, with protein sequence MLSDIRELLEPLRDLHDRIRDTVLAACERQQMEELAGVERETAGDTIYSIDAISEGPLLEFFSELRRQHAFVLIAEGLERDSRGEASAEWRIIVDPIDGTRGLMYQKRSAWILTGVAPNRGDRTSLEDIVLAVQTEIPLVKQHLSDQLWAIKGSGVQAERLNRLTRERLPFRPRPSEAKTIAHGFAMISRFFPGVRDELAAIDEEIVTGALGPLQPGKAHCFEDQYISTGGQLYELIMGHDRFVADLRPLMEQIAARRGRRLGICCHPYDLCSALIAREAGVIVTDPKGAALRAPLDVMTDVAWAGYANASIHDQIQPLLEAALRKRGL
- the galT gene encoding galactose-1-phosphate uridylyltransferase, with protein sequence MAKWEERWHPLRQEWVIVAAHRQDRPWHGAVRAQSAQSASEYLKDCYLCPGNPRVRGAQNPQYRDIFVFDNDHPCVGPDAPQDLETPPGIYRNRPADGLARVVCYSPKHNSSLAELSLPEIEKLLETWRGQYAELGSRLEVKHVLIFENKGEVVGVSNTHPHCQIYATNFIFKTTQTEHTAGHEHYERTGRILFQDILQAERADGRRIIHENSSAIAFIPYFARYAYECYVAPLETHARLEDLNKAELRDFAAALKALLVRYDNLWQMPFPYVMTLHHAPTDGGDYTGFHFHVQFHPPLRKPNLVKYLAGPEIGGGNFLSDTLPEEKAEELRSLPDIHYKASPGENVV